In Vibrio syngnathi, the following proteins share a genomic window:
- a CDS encoding TadE/TadG family type IV pilus assembly protein has protein sequence MRRFKRKQKGSLTVEVAMGIPIFLAIAFGWVEICILTFSMSMTDHALTTAVMRTKKAGDSSSSNSINYGKMINDELTKAGGALWSNVVKEGSVVIHVNYFRDYEGFLKCTDTYASTDECPDKKDEPEDMALAVYALEYTYDPIVSIWFPDIAIKREVITIQEYERCSFKIGQGAGCAS, from the coding sequence ATGAGAAGGTTTAAGCGAAAGCAAAAGGGGTCATTGACGGTTGAAGTCGCTATGGGGATTCCGATTTTTCTAGCTATTGCCTTTGGCTGGGTAGAGATCTGTATTTTGACGTTCTCAATGAGCATGACAGACCATGCTTTGACAACAGCGGTAATGCGTACCAAAAAAGCGGGTGATTCAAGCAGTAGTAATTCCATCAACTACGGGAAAATGATCAATGATGAGTTAACCAAAGCTGGCGGGGCATTATGGAGTAATGTAGTCAAAGAGGGGAGTGTGGTTATTCATGTTAACTATTTTCGTGACTACGAAGGCTTTCTCAAATGTACGGATACTTACGCTTCTACAGATGAGTGTCCAGATAAGAAAGATGAACCCGAAGACATGGCATTAGCTGTCTATGCTTTAGAGTATACGTACGACCCGATTGTATCCATTTGGTTTCCAGACATTGCTATTAAGCGTGAAGTCATCACTATTCAAGAATATGAAAGATGTTCGTTCAAAATTGGTCAGGGGGCAGGTTGTGCAAGCTAA
- the tadF gene encoding tight adherence pilus pseudopilin TadF produces MQAKQKGAFAVELAMVLVFASGIFVVVVNHMLAINKKGQLDRASYSLTTIFAERKQLFNADMDICAGDCRKTEHNAFVIASASMKRMIPNFDKNKFGMRIDEIRLEETALSGGKVNYRRVQKTLTKGSIHGCNFPDMSDITKQKAIEILPITSRGRRLPMYQVSLCYETPINVLGVANGEVFRLVSTSYSFARV; encoded by the coding sequence GTGCAAGCTAAACAAAAAGGCGCATTTGCTGTTGAATTGGCGATGGTATTGGTTTTTGCTTCAGGGATCTTCGTTGTCGTAGTCAATCATATGCTAGCTATTAATAAGAAGGGCCAACTCGACAGAGCTTCTTATTCATTGACCACTATCTTTGCTGAACGAAAACAATTGTTTAATGCCGATATGGATATATGCGCGGGTGACTGTAGAAAAACAGAACACAACGCGTTTGTGATTGCTTCTGCTTCGATGAAACGAATGATTCCAAACTTTGATAAAAACAAATTTGGGATGCGCATCGACGAAATAAGGCTTGAAGAAACCGCTTTGTCTGGAGGTAAAGTGAATTACCGAAGGGTTCAAAAAACTCTAACTAAAGGGAGTATTCATGGGTGTAACTTTCCTGATATGAGCGATATAACGAAGCAAAAAGCGATAGAAATACTGCCAATCACATCAAGAGGTCGCAGATTACCCATGTATCAGGTTTCATTATGTTATGAAACTCCAATTAATGTGCTTGGTGTTGCTAATGGTGAAGTCTTTCGCCTTGTAAGTACATCTTATTCATTTGCGAGGGTTTAA
- a CDS encoding VWA domain-containing protein, with product MKSIKKNRGVAGVLFVGLLPAMVIFMAFSMQMSQQMLAHSRLLEAAEVASLALIASPKEDEDKNVKYARYLVDRYILDNSEDVDVAVFTRKCEYKDGCVQASGELAPFSDFVVSATAKYTSWISYEDVDLEPEFTVSGRAVTRKYLPQSVDVYFIGDFSGSMGNPWKNGKMKLDVVKETIKRVVDDIEKFNTEEKSRVALLGYNPFHVKQTDKTVRVNAYGYYGSWRKKYAYNYARSSPGTTVRRMFDKPKLYNEILEPKRGMSRYEVERLHTHNVNFAKYHKFYDIPLTEDYDEFRSQLMNTELQAGGGTSSWNGIIAAAQEANKATNLNPEQVFIVLSDGQDGDKNYLQKLVDQGLCKKLRSTISAKRNRFQSNSPTEAEKTKVTMGVIGINYKVNESDGFGDCFGKKNIYHAKDGEDVYKYILNLINEETGKLKD from the coding sequence GTGAAATCGATAAAGAAAAACCGAGGTGTCGCAGGTGTTTTGTTCGTTGGCCTCTTACCAGCGATGGTTATTTTTATGGCGTTTTCGATGCAAATGTCGCAACAGATGTTGGCTCACTCTCGGTTATTAGAAGCTGCAGAGGTAGCGAGCCTCGCGCTTATTGCAAGCCCTAAAGAGGATGAAGATAAAAACGTAAAGTATGCACGTTACTTGGTTGATAGATACATTTTAGACAATTCAGAGGATGTGGATGTCGCCGTGTTTACCCGTAAATGTGAATATAAAGATGGTTGTGTTCAAGCTAGCGGTGAATTAGCGCCATTTAGTGACTTTGTCGTTAGTGCTACAGCCAAATATACATCCTGGATTTCGTATGAAGATGTCGATTTAGAACCTGAATTTACGGTTAGTGGACGAGCGGTCACGCGAAAGTATCTTCCTCAATCTGTCGACGTTTACTTCATCGGTGACTTTAGTGGTTCTATGGGTAATCCTTGGAAGAACGGAAAAATGAAGTTAGATGTAGTGAAAGAAACCATTAAACGAGTTGTTGATGACATTGAAAAATTTAATACGGAAGAAAAGAGTCGAGTCGCCTTACTTGGTTACAACCCGTTTCATGTTAAGCAGACCGATAAAACTGTAAGAGTTAACGCTTATGGCTATTACGGTTCATGGAGAAAAAAATACGCTTACAATTACGCTCGTTCCTCGCCAGGAACAACGGTTAGGCGAATGTTTGACAAACCCAAACTGTATAACGAAATACTCGAGCCAAAGAGGGGTATGAGTCGATACGAGGTTGAACGTCTCCATACTCACAACGTTAATTTTGCTAAGTATCACAAGTTTTATGATATCCCGTTGACTGAAGACTATGATGAATTTCGGTCTCAATTAATGAATACCGAGCTGCAAGCTGGTGGAGGAACGTCGTCTTGGAATGGGATCATTGCTGCTGCCCAAGAAGCTAATAAAGCAACGAATCTAAACCCTGAACAAGTGTTTATTGTTTTATCTGATGGTCAGGATGGTGACAAGAACTATTTACAAAAACTAGTGGACCAAGGGCTTTGTAAAAAGCTGCGTTCAACCATATCCGCAAAACGAAATCGCTTCCAAAGTAATTCGCCGACTGAAGCTGAAAAAACCAAAGTCACGATGGGCGTTATTGGCATTAACTACAAAGTAAATGAAAGCGACGGCTTTGGGGATTGTTTTGGTAAGAAAAACATTTACCACGCAAAAGATGGCGAAGATGTGTACAAGTACATTTTGAATTTGATTAATGAAGAAACCGGGAAACTAAAGGATTAA
- a CDS encoding OmpA family protein: MRYLVIMSTILLSSLSYANCLGNVGEYVTSKTLVSSHTVTTQVTGKLIELDEKPQNEVLNRESEVIQIAAQDDVCFYDKATQSLVLNYPTNVYLLDENHKQVLGQYLSLVGDKSKIYIEGHADSLGSKAYNKALSSRRAGQVASYLKKDLHQGNRIVEYAYGESAPICKVTDNKATGCNRRVVITVKS, translated from the coding sequence ATGAGATACCTAGTAATTATGTCTACGATACTACTGTCTTCATTGAGCTATGCAAACTGCTTGGGCAATGTCGGCGAATACGTCACTTCGAAAACGTTGGTGTCTTCTCATACTGTTACGACACAAGTGACTGGAAAGCTAATAGAGCTTGATGAAAAACCTCAAAACGAGGTGCTCAATAGAGAGAGTGAAGTCATTCAAATCGCAGCTCAAGATGATGTCTGTTTCTATGATAAAGCGACGCAATCTTTGGTGCTCAATTATCCAACTAACGTGTACCTATTGGATGAAAATCATAAACAAGTATTAGGGCAGTACCTTAGTTTGGTGGGAGATAAATCCAAGATTTATATAGAAGGTCACGCAGATAGCTTAGGTAGTAAAGCCTATAATAAAGCGTTGTCATCCCGCCGGGCAGGGCAAGTGGCGAGCTACTTGAAGAAAGATCTTCATCAAGGGAATCGCATTGTTGAATATGCGTATGGCGAAAGTGCACCAATTTGTAAAGTCACAGACAATAAGGCAACAGGTTGTAACCGACGAGTTGTGATAACAGTTAAGTCGTAA
- a CDS encoding putative bifunctional diguanylate cyclase/phosphodiesterase, giving the protein MALFKKNIWSLYALIVLLTLILFSAFGITKWQSNRDDFTKQQHIQVEIFSSSVNSLLTSQEALLEVVGHQLAQQSDFTRTASIQIRPILDKLLDTHPAIAAFGLLNPQGDYLSISSNLQLSDQFNLLDLPYTKDSFLEAVSSEKMVLGRTYFHDSLNSLVIPLRKSISIDGKNVDAVMTAGLRLDSTILFENNAHAGSYNTLTLLRTDNYRQFFSSDIESLDAYLTPVNHDLMARIAKSFSEQVSDSVEEAKTGKYTYSFCNDDGPFPSLVSARYIPDYKLWVVGRTDLAYVDGIFAKEFGAIFFVFIILQLGFYFLVKSIAKNEQRTRSQLIYQANHDPLTSLPNRSYMRKNISKWIENESKPFSLLFIDIDNFKCVNDTHGHDFGDKVLKQIALRLMRFRSRVSLLVRESSDEFLFLTTLNSESEIKRLSERIIEVLSRPYEVEHSQFLLGCSIGIARFPEHGKDLDSLLRSADISMYKAKQQQNSYSIFTTEMQDAHLYKMRVEQRLRIAIDKQALFMVFQPLVRADKSTHGVEALVRWIDDELGFVPPDVFIPIAESTGLMHKLGTFIIESSVMQIAHLHRTTNQNIGLSINISVRQFSHRSFSDHLFTTLEKYQFSASSLTLEITESLFIEDVAIVKPLFEALKENDIKISLDDFGTGYSSLSMLKALPIDELKIDKSFIENIAVDQQSLTMVQNIIAIGKNFGMVVLAEGVESNEHFAILKACGCDLMQGYYFSRPIPYDELCKYLTPAQVMATELPDPTL; this is encoded by the coding sequence ATGGCTCTATTTAAGAAAAATATCTGGTCGCTGTACGCTCTGATCGTGCTGCTTACCCTGATACTTTTCAGCGCCTTTGGCATAACCAAGTGGCAATCAAACAGAGATGACTTTACTAAGCAACAACATATCCAAGTTGAGATCTTCTCTAGCTCAGTAAACTCTCTATTAACCAGCCAAGAAGCATTACTTGAAGTGGTTGGACATCAGCTTGCTCAGCAGTCCGATTTTACCCGCACAGCTTCGATTCAAATTCGTCCAATCTTAGATAAACTGCTTGATACTCATCCTGCAATAGCCGCTTTCGGGTTACTAAATCCTCAAGGGGATTACCTGTCAATCAGCTCAAACCTACAGCTGTCTGACCAATTTAATTTACTAGACCTCCCATACACCAAAGACTCATTTCTAGAGGCTGTATCTAGCGAAAAAATGGTTTTGGGGCGCACTTATTTCCATGATTCTCTTAACAGCCTCGTGATCCCATTAAGAAAATCCATTTCTATTGATGGCAAGAACGTTGATGCGGTCATGACAGCAGGCTTACGCTTAGACAGCACAATCTTGTTTGAAAACAATGCGCACGCAGGCAGTTACAACACGTTAACTCTACTTAGAACCGATAACTATCGTCAGTTTTTTTCTAGCGATATCGAGTCGCTAGACGCTTATTTGACACCGGTTAATCACGACCTGATGGCTCGCATTGCCAAAAGCTTTTCAGAACAAGTGAGTGACAGCGTCGAAGAAGCGAAAACGGGTAAATACACGTACTCTTTCTGTAACGATGACGGCCCATTCCCATCACTCGTTAGCGCTAGGTACATTCCAGACTACAAACTTTGGGTTGTCGGCCGAACAGACCTGGCGTACGTTGATGGTATATTCGCAAAAGAGTTCGGCGCTATTTTCTTTGTTTTTATTATTCTTCAGCTTGGTTTCTACTTCTTAGTAAAGTCGATTGCCAAGAACGAGCAACGAACTCGCAGTCAACTGATTTACCAAGCCAATCACGATCCATTAACCTCTCTCCCCAACCGTTCATATATGCGCAAAAACATCAGTAAATGGATTGAAAATGAATCAAAGCCATTCTCGCTACTGTTTATCGACATCGATAACTTCAAATGTGTTAATGATACCCATGGACATGACTTCGGAGACAAGGTGCTCAAACAAATTGCATTACGTTTGATGCGGTTTCGCTCCAGAGTCAGCCTATTGGTACGAGAATCCAGTGATGAGTTCTTGTTTTTAACAACGCTGAATAGTGAATCTGAAATTAAGCGACTATCAGAACGAATTATTGAAGTTCTCTCTCGGCCCTATGAAGTTGAACACTCTCAATTCTTGTTGGGCTGTAGCATAGGTATTGCTAGGTTCCCAGAACACGGAAAAGATTTAGATAGCCTGTTACGCTCTGCCGACATTTCTATGTACAAAGCGAAACAGCAGCAAAACTCATACAGTATTTTCACGACTGAGATGCAAGACGCACACCTCTACAAAATGAGAGTAGAACAAAGGCTTCGTATTGCTATCGACAAACAAGCTTTGTTTATGGTTTTTCAACCATTGGTTCGTGCAGATAAAAGCACCCACGGTGTAGAAGCGCTGGTACGCTGGATAGACGATGAACTGGGTTTTGTCCCGCCAGATGTATTTATTCCTATTGCTGAAAGCACAGGCTTAATGCACAAACTTGGTACCTTTATTATTGAATCCAGTGTTATGCAAATTGCTCATTTACACCGCACAACGAACCAAAATATCGGATTATCGATCAATATTTCAGTCCGTCAATTCTCGCATAGGTCGTTCTCCGATCACTTGTTCACGACGTTAGAGAAGTATCAATTTTCAGCGAGCAGCTTAACGCTAGAGATCACCGAAAGCCTGTTCATTGAAGATGTGGCTATAGTGAAACCACTGTTTGAAGCCCTCAAAGAAAACGATATTAAGATCTCTCTGGATGACTTCGGTACGGGCTACTCTTCATTGAGCATGTTAAAAGCACTCCCTATCGACGAACTTAAGATTGATAAGAGTTTCATTGAAAACATAGCAGTCGATCAACAGTCACTAACAATGGTCCAGAACATCATCGCTATCGGCAAAAACTTCGGTATGGTGGTGTTGGCAGAAGGCGTAGAATCAAACGAACACTTCGCGATTCTAAAAGCATGTGGATGTGACTTGATGCAAGGTTACTACTTCTCCCGTCCTATTCCTTATGATGAGTTATGCAAGTATCTAACACCGGCTCAAGTTATGGCTACAGAACTACCAGATCCCACGTTGTAA
- a CDS encoding sulfurtransferase, whose amino-acid sequence MNQPLISPAQLQQKISDNNDLIILDASIEFQIPSESEKIKGQMIPGAIRFDYDKDFCNKHTLLPHMFPTEKHFNTRAQEIGINQDSTIVVYDNSGTFASPRAWWMFMAMGHNNVYILDGGLPAWIDAGYATDTDFKTTVQTGNFEGSIQGNYFVNAQQIESYSTSKSANIVDARSQARFDSKVPEPREGLRSGHIPNSICLPFAQVLNDGKLRAQNELAEIFSTLDLTPSQPMFFSCGSGVTACIILLAAKLAGYSGDMGVYDGSWTEWGANEKLPIAVTKM is encoded by the coding sequence ATGAATCAGCCTCTCATCTCGCCTGCGCAACTACAACAGAAAATATCCGATAACAACGATCTCATCATCCTCGACGCCAGCATCGAATTTCAGATCCCAAGTGAATCAGAAAAGATCAAAGGGCAAATGATTCCTGGAGCTATTCGTTTCGACTACGATAAAGACTTTTGTAACAAACACACTTTACTTCCTCACATGTTCCCGACCGAAAAACACTTCAATACACGTGCACAAGAAATTGGTATCAATCAAGACAGCACGATAGTGGTTTACGATAACTCAGGAACCTTTGCCTCGCCCCGCGCATGGTGGATGTTTATGGCAATGGGACATAACAACGTTTATATCTTAGATGGTGGTTTACCGGCATGGATTGATGCCGGCTACGCAACAGATACCGACTTCAAAACAACAGTGCAAACCGGCAATTTTGAAGGGAGTATTCAAGGCAACTATTTTGTAAACGCTCAGCAGATTGAAAGTTACTCAACCAGCAAGAGCGCAAACATTGTAGATGCGCGTTCACAAGCTCGCTTCGATTCTAAGGTTCCTGAGCCACGCGAAGGCCTGCGTAGCGGTCACATCCCGAACTCAATTTGCTTACCATTCGCTCAAGTATTAAATGATGGCAAATTGAGAGCTCAAAATGAATTAGCTGAAATATTTTCAACCTTAGACCTAACCCCTTCTCAGCCTATGTTCTTTAGTTGTGGTTCTGGGGTAACGGCTTGCATCATCCTATTAGCCGCTAAACTAGCCGGTTATTCAGGTGATATGGGGGTTTACGATGGTTCATGGACTGAATGGGGCGCGAATGAGAAGCTACCTATTGCCGTAACTAAAATGTAA
- a CDS encoding LruC domain-containing protein, which translates to MRITTLSLLLSASFVANSAPFDTCPSQAYLFQSKPVEVWGVNLVTGSTTLLEDDTGMNANINGVGFDFQDRYIYGYDTTNKRLVRLGQDFQAEVINTSGLPTDHTFYVGDVYDHVYYLYRTGKGLFTVDLSPLDADPNATVTVNKIANSPATVKLTDFAFHPSDGSLYGIDNDSGGLYSFNPTTGAETYIGDTGELGTFGAGYFDVNGYYYVSRNQDGKIYRINLSPGNATNIAAGIVPAVEFVSNGPSSGQNDGARCANAPVVDEDSNIDFGDAPDSYLTLLASNGPRHELDGITWLGTDAPDADLDGYVTPQSDESVGIDDEWANGGIGFVTALEAGLDSKIIVEASTSGYLSAWIDWNQDGSFDGANEQVFTDYQLNSGENDLFLNVDINALTGTTWARFRFSQQTNLSYFGGSTSGEVVDIQVDVLNDGATARYFPSASGYATLAYEDNWPYKADYDMNDAVLMYRITEILKDGKVVKSTIDGRLAAVGASYRNGFAVRLPNLDPSLVSSGNSYMKHNGAFTDLDLEDGRSEAIFVIANDLTEKISTGCTFYRTSNGCKEDEQFSFQIGITLAGDGVSTDSWIDMPYDPFIFATPGYYHGENLPLHPGRSWEVHLPDQAPTEAFDTVNLFNTGLGVDDSDPAAGKYFKTADNHPWALLITSDTEWEWPLEYVDIVTAYPNFANFAESGGTQSTDWFQTPAADQCYLP; encoded by the coding sequence ATGAGAATTACAACGTTAAGTTTGCTATTAAGTGCGTCTTTTGTCGCCAACTCCGCGCCATTCGATACCTGTCCAAGCCAGGCTTACCTCTTTCAATCAAAACCCGTTGAGGTTTGGGGTGTCAACCTAGTAACAGGTTCAACAACCCTTCTAGAAGACGATACTGGTATGAATGCCAATATCAATGGTGTTGGTTTCGACTTTCAAGACAGATATATCTACGGTTACGACACAACAAACAAACGTTTGGTGCGCCTTGGACAGGATTTCCAAGCTGAAGTCATCAATACCAGTGGATTACCAACCGATCACACCTTTTATGTAGGTGACGTATATGACCACGTTTACTACTTATATCGCACGGGCAAAGGGCTATTCACCGTTGACCTATCTCCTTTAGATGCTGATCCAAATGCGACCGTCACTGTAAATAAGATTGCAAACAGCCCCGCAACCGTAAAACTCACCGATTTTGCTTTTCACCCAAGTGATGGCTCTTTATATGGCATTGATAATGACTCCGGAGGCTTATACAGCTTCAACCCGACAACGGGTGCCGAAACCTACATCGGTGATACTGGTGAGTTAGGTACATTCGGAGCGGGTTATTTTGACGTAAACGGCTATTACTACGTATCTCGAAATCAAGACGGGAAAATCTACCGAATCAACCTATCTCCCGGCAACGCGACCAATATTGCAGCGGGAATTGTTCCAGCCGTTGAATTTGTATCGAATGGGCCTTCTTCAGGCCAAAACGATGGTGCTCGTTGTGCCAATGCCCCGGTTGTTGATGAAGATTCAAACATCGACTTTGGTGACGCGCCAGACAGTTACCTAACTCTACTCGCAAGCAATGGTCCTCGACATGAACTTGATGGCATCACATGGCTAGGCACAGATGCACCTGACGCCGACCTTGATGGCTACGTAACTCCACAATCAGATGAAAGTGTTGGCATTGACGATGAATGGGCTAACGGTGGTATCGGTTTTGTCACCGCCCTTGAAGCCGGACTTGATTCAAAAATTATCGTAGAAGCTTCGACCTCTGGTTACCTATCAGCTTGGATCGATTGGAACCAAGATGGCAGCTTCGATGGTGCTAACGAACAAGTGTTTACCGACTACCAACTGAATTCGGGTGAGAACGACCTGTTCCTCAATGTCGACATCAACGCACTTACAGGAACCACTTGGGCTCGCTTCAGATTCAGCCAACAAACCAACCTAAGTTACTTTGGCGGTTCTACCTCTGGTGAAGTGGTCGATATTCAAGTCGATGTGCTTAACGATGGTGCCACAGCTCGTTACTTCCCAAGTGCTTCAGGCTACGCAACCTTGGCGTATGAAGACAACTGGCCTTATAAAGCCGACTACGACATGAACGACGCCGTTCTAATGTATCGCATTACCGAGATCCTTAAAGATGGCAAAGTCGTTAAATCAACCATCGATGGACGTCTTGCTGCGGTAGGTGCTTCGTACAGAAATGGGTTTGCTGTTCGACTCCCTAACTTAGACCCGAGCTTAGTGAGTAGCGGAAACTCCTACATGAAGCACAATGGTGCATTCACTGACCTCGACCTAGAAGATGGGCGCAGCGAAGCAATATTTGTTATCGCCAATGACCTGACAGAAAAAATTAGCACTGGCTGTACCTTCTACCGCACCAGTAATGGATGTAAAGAAGATGAGCAGTTCTCATTCCAAATCGGTATTACCTTAGCGGGAGACGGTGTGAGTACAGACAGTTGGATAGACATGCCTTACGACCCATTCATCTTCGCAACACCTGGGTATTATCACGGTGAAAACCTACCTCTACATCCTGGACGTAGTTGGGAGGTTCACTTACCAGACCAAGCTCCAACTGAAGCATTTGATACAGTAAATCTATTCAATACGGGGCTAGGTGTTGACGACAGTGACCCCGCAGCGGGCAAGTATTTTAAAACCGCAGACAACCACCCTTGGGCGCTACTGATTACTTCAGACACGGAATGGGAATGGCCACTGGAATACGTAGATATTGTCACAGCCTATCCAAACTTTGCGAACTTTGCTGAATCCGGTGGTACTCAATCAACAGATTGGTTCCAAACACCTGCCGCTGACCAATGTTACTTGCCTTAG
- the moeB gene encoding molybdopterin-synthase adenylyltransferase MoeB, protein MEILSDAEMLRYNRQIILKQFDFEGQEALKQSSILVLGAGGLGCASAQYLATAGVGKLTLIDDDVVELSNLQRQVLHTDADIGKKKVNSATESLQMLNPHLKVETVDHRLDDQALGKLIEAHSLVLDASDNVETRNQLNRLCYTSKTPLVSGAAIRMEGQISVFTYQDADAPCYQCLSALFGNAALSCVEAGVMAPVVGMVGAAQALEAIKVIAKFGQPKQGRLLILDAMSHSWREMNLMKMPNCSVCG, encoded by the coding sequence ATGGAAATACTGTCTGACGCAGAGATGCTTCGCTACAACCGTCAAATCATCCTTAAACAGTTTGATTTTGAAGGCCAAGAAGCTCTGAAACAGAGCTCTATCTTGGTACTGGGTGCCGGTGGCTTGGGTTGTGCCTCTGCTCAATACCTTGCGACTGCGGGTGTTGGTAAGCTGACACTGATCGACGATGATGTTGTCGAGCTTTCTAACTTGCAACGACAAGTCCTTCACACCGATGCTGATATTGGCAAGAAGAAGGTCAACTCAGCCACAGAATCATTGCAGATGTTAAACCCACACCTAAAAGTTGAGACCGTCGATCATAGACTTGATGACCAAGCGCTTGGAAAGTTGATTGAAGCACACTCGCTTGTTCTTGATGCCAGTGACAACGTTGAAACGCGCAATCAGTTGAACCGCTTGTGCTACACGTCAAAAACACCACTTGTTTCTGGTGCTGCAATTCGCATGGAAGGTCAGATTAGTGTGTTCACGTATCAAGACGCAGATGCACCGTGTTACCAGTGTTTGAGCGCCCTATTTGGCAACGCTGCACTAAGCTGTGTTGAAGCTGGCGTTATGGCGCCAGTTGTCGGAATGGTAGGTGCCGCTCAGGCTTTGGAAGCTATCAAGGTTATTGCCAAGTTTGGGCAACCAAAGCAAGGCAGGCTTTTGATTCTCGATGCTATGTCGCACAGCTGGCGTGAGATGAACTTAATGAAGATGCCTAATTGTTCGGTGTGTGGGTAG
- the moeA gene encoding molybdopterin molybdotransferase MoeA — protein sequence MGCCDAPGLMPIEEALDKLLSPIKPIQTTLSLPLAEALGYVLAEDILSPIFVPPFDNSAMDGYALRLADLENSKVLPLAGKSFAGQPFEGEWPNNTCIRIMTGAKIPEDCDAVIMQENTAETEAGIEIQQDNIKLNNNIRPTGDDIKQGDIVLSRGERLTPRDIPMIASLGVSHVTVLHKPKVAFFSTGDELKPLGQPLEDGQIYDSNRYGIKPLIEAFGCEAIDLGIIPDCPATLKETFEKAQQIADVVVTSGGVSVGEADYTKDILEEIGQIGFWKLAIKPGKPFAFGELDNAWFCGLPGNPVSAMMTMYVLVQPMLAKLSGHTAWTAPESIPAITKSAFKKGPGRTDYQRGIYSIENGQFVVETTGNQSSGAFRSMSLANCFVVLERERGRVEVGETVQIQLFNSTLY from the coding sequence ATGGGCTGTTGCGACGCTCCGGGCTTAATGCCAATTGAAGAAGCACTAGATAAGCTGCTATCACCAATCAAACCAATCCAAACGACTTTATCTCTACCTCTTGCTGAAGCATTAGGTTATGTCCTTGCTGAAGATATTCTTTCCCCTATTTTCGTACCTCCTTTTGATAACTCAGCAATGGATGGCTATGCACTGCGCTTAGCAGATCTAGAAAACAGTAAAGTACTACCATTAGCAGGCAAATCTTTTGCAGGCCAACCGTTCGAAGGTGAATGGCCAAACAATACCTGTATTCGCATTATGACTGGCGCAAAGATCCCGGAAGATTGTGACGCCGTTATCATGCAAGAAAATACGGCCGAAACTGAGGCTGGTATTGAGATTCAACAAGACAACATAAAGCTGAACAATAACATTCGCCCTACTGGTGACGACATCAAACAAGGCGATATCGTTCTGAGCCGCGGTGAGCGTTTAACACCTCGTGACATTCCAATGATTGCTTCACTGGGTGTGAGCCACGTGACAGTGTTACATAAGCCTAAAGTCGCTTTCTTCTCTACTGGCGATGAACTAAAACCATTAGGCCAACCTCTTGAAGACGGTCAGATCTACGACAGTAACCGTTACGGTATTAAACCATTAATCGAAGCCTTTGGTTGTGAAGCTATCGACTTGGGTATCATCCCAGATTGTCCTGCGACGCTTAAAGAAACCTTCGAAAAAGCACAGCAAATAGCAGACGTGGTTGTGACTTCTGGTGGCGTGAGTGTTGGTGAGGCGGATTACACCAAAGATATTTTGGAAGAGATCGGCCAAATCGGCTTCTGGAAACTGGCAATCAAACCGGGCAAACCGTTCGCATTCGGTGAATTAGATAACGCGTGGTTCTGTGGCTTACCGGGTAACCCAGTTTCAGCAATGATGACCATGTACGTGTTGGTTCAACCTATGCTGGCTAAACTTTCAGGCCACACCGCATGGACGGCACCAGAGTCTATCCCTGCTATTACTAAATCTGCATTCAAAAAAGGCCCAGGCCGTACTGATTACCAACGTGGTATTTACTCGATTGAAAACGGTCAATTTGTGGTAGAAACAACAGGCAACCAAAGTTCAGGCGCTTTCCGCTCAATGAGCTTAGCAAACTGCTTTGTGGTTCTAGAGCGTGAACGTGGCCGTGTTGAAGTCGGTGAAACTGTTCAGATTCAACTGTTTAACTCAACGCTTTACTAA